A stretch of Miscanthus floridulus cultivar M001 chromosome 13, ASM1932011v1, whole genome shotgun sequence DNA encodes these proteins:
- the LOC136498981 gene encoding nitrate reductase [NADH] 1, protein MAAVEPRQFGRLEPGSAPVRVATNGAKAYPPPASHIPRRADSPVRGCGFPPLVSPPRNNKLDDAADEDEDDEQEDWRSLYGSHMQLEVEPAVHDARDEGTADAWIERNPSLVRLTGKHPLNCEPPLARLMHHGFITPAPLHYVRNHGAVPRGDWATWTVEVTGLVRRPARLTMEELARDFPAVEIPVTLACAGNRRKEQNMVRQTVGFNWGAAGVSTSVWRGARLRDVLRRCGIMPRHSGPGGALHVCFEGDEDLPGGGGGGGGSSKYGTSVTREWALDPSRDIMLAYMQNGEPLLPDHGFPVRVIIPGCIGGRMVKWLKRIIVTPAESDNYYHYKDNRVLPSHVDAELANAEAWWYKQEYIINELNINSVITTPGHDEILPINVITTQRGYTMKGYAYSGGGKKVTRVEVTLDGGETWLVCDLDHPEKPNKYGKYWCWCFWSVELEVLDLLGTKEIAVRAWDQSLNTQPEKLIWNLMGMMNNCWFKVKVNVCRPHRGEIGLVFEHPTQPGNQSGGWMARQKHLETAEAAAPGLKRSTSTPFMNTSDGKQFTMSEVRKHASQESAWIVVHGHVYDCTRFLRDHPGGADSILINAGTDCTEEFDAIHSDKAKALLDTYRIGELITTGTGYSSDNSVHGGSAVLSHLAPIREASSKAPNAPVALSNPRDKIHCRLVGKKELSRDVRLFRFALPSSDQVLGLPIGKHIFVCATIDGKLCMRAYTPTSMVDEIGHFDLLVKVYFKNEHPKFPNGGLMTQYLDSLPLGSYIDVKGPLGHVEYTGRGSFVINGEQRHARRLAMICGGSGITPMYQVIQAVLRDQPEDQTEMHLVYANRTEDDILLRDELDRWAAEYPDRLKVWYVIDQVKRPEEGWKYSVGFVTEAVLREHVPEGGDTLALACGPPPMIQFAVSPNLEKMKYDMANSFVVF, encoded by the exons ATGGCCGCTGTCGAGCCCCGGCAGTTCGGCCGTCTCGAGCCGGGCTCCGCGCCGGTGCGCGTCGCCACGAACGGCGCCAAGGCGTACCCTCCTCCGGCGAGCCACATCCCGCGGCGCGCCGACTCGCCCGTGCGCGGCTGCGGCTTCCCTCCCCTCGTCTCCCCGCCCCGCAACAACAAGCTGGACGACGcggcggacgaggacgaggacgacgagcaGGAGGACTGGCGCTCGCTGTACGGCTCGCACATGCAGCTGGAAGTGGAGCCCGCGGTGCACGACGCGCGCGACGAAGGCACCGCGGACGCGTGGATCGAGCGCAACCCGTCCCTGGTCCGGCTGACGGGGAAGCACCCGCTCAACTGCGAGCCGCCGCTGGCGCGGCTGATGCACCACGGCTTCATCACCCCAGCGCCGCTACACTACGTGCGCAACCACGGCGCCGTGCCGCGCGGGGACTGGGCGACGTGGACCGTGGAGGTGACGGGCCTCGTCAGGCGGCCCGCGCGGCTCACCATGGAGGAGCTGGCCCGGGACTTCCCCGCCGTGGAGATCCCCGTCACGCTGGCCTGCGCGGGCAACCGGCGCAAGGAGCAGAACATGGTGCGGCAGACGGTGGGCTTTAACTGGGGCGCCGCGGGGGTGTCCACGTCCGTGTGGCGCGGCGCGCGCCTCCGCGACGTGCTCCGTCGGTGCGGCATCATGCCCCGCCACAGCGGCCCCGGCGGCGCGCTCCACGTCTGCTTCGAGGGCGACGAGGACCTCccggggggcggcggcggcggcggcgggtcttCCAAGTACGGCACCAGCGTCACGCGCGAGTGGGCGCTGGACCCGTCGCGGGACATCATGCTCGCCTACATGCAGAACGGCGAGCCGCTGCTGCCGGACCACGGCTTCCCGGTCCGCGTCATCATCCCCGGCTGCATCGGCGGCCGCATGGTCAAGTGGCTCAAGCGCATCATCGTCACCCCCGCCGAGTCCGACAACTACTACCATTACAAGGACAACCGCGTCCTGCCATCGCACGTCGACGCCGAGCTCGCCAACGCAGAAG CGTGGTGGTACAAGCAGGAGTACATCATCAACGAGCTGAACATAAACTCGGTGATCACGACGCCGGGGCACGACGAGATCCTGCCCATCAACGTCATTACCACACAGCGCGGCTACACCATGAAAGGATACGCCTACTCCG GCGGCGGCAAGAAGGTGACGCGGGTGGAGGTGACGCTGGACGGCGGCGAGACATGGCTGGTGTGCGACCTCGACCACCCGGAGAAGCCCAACAAGTACGGCAAGTACTGGTGCTGGTGCTTCTGGTCCGTCGAGCTGGAGGTCCTGGACCTCCTCGGCACCAAGGAGATCGCCGTGCGCGCATGGGACCAGTCGCTCAACACCCAGCCCGAGAAGCTCATATGGAACCTCATG GGGATGATGAACAACTGCTGGTTCAAGGTGAAGGTGAACGTGTGCCGTCCGCACAGGGGCGAGATCGGGCTGGTGTTCGAGCACCCGACGCAGCCGGGCAACCAGTCCGGCGGGTGGATGGCGCGGCAGAAGCACCTGGAGACGGCGGAGGCCGCGGCGCCGGGGCTGAAGCGCAGCACGTCCACGCCCTTCATGAACACCAGCGACGGCAAGCAGTTCACCATGTCGGAGGTGCGCAAGCACGCGTCGCAGGAGTCGGCGTGGATCGTGGTGCACGGCCACGTCTACGACTGCACCAGGTTCCTCAGGGACCACCCGGGCGGCGCCGACAGCATCCTCATCAACGCGGGAACCGACTGCACCGAGGAGTTCGACGCCATCCACTCCGACAAGGCCAAGGCGCTCCTCGACACCTACCGCATCGGCGAGCTCATCACCACCGGCACCGGCTACAGCTCCGACAACTCCGTCCACGGCGGCTCTGCCGTGCTGTCCCACCTCGCGCCCATCCGCGAGGCCTCCAGCAAGGCCCCCAATGCCCCCGTCGCGCTCTCCAACCCGCGCGACAAGATCCACTGCCGCCTCGTCGGCAAGAAGGAGCTGTCCCGCGACGTCCGCCTCTTCCGCTTCGCCCTGCCGTCGTCCGACCAGGTGCTCGGTCTCCCCATCGGCAAGCACATCTTCGTCTGCGCCACCATCGACGGGAAGCTCTGCATGCGGGCGTACACGCCGACGAGCATGGTGGACGAGATCGGCCACTTCGACCTCCTCGTCAAGGTCTACTTCAAGAACGAGCACCCAAAGTTCCCCAACGGCGGGCTCATGACGCAGTACCTGGACTCGCTCCCCCTCGGCTCCTACATCGATGTCAAGGGCCCGCTCGGCCACGTGGAGTACACCGGCCGCGGCAGCTTCGTGATCAACGGCGAGCAGCGCCATGCGAGGCGCCTCGCGATGATCTGCGGCGGGAGCGGGATCACGCCCATGTACCAGGTCATCCAGGCCGTGCTGCGCGACCAGCCGGAGGACCAGACGGAGATGCACCTCGTGTACGCCAACCGGACGGAGGACGACATCCTCCTCCGCGACGAGCTCGACCGGTGGGCGGCCGAGTACCCGGACAGGCTCAAGGTGTGGTACGTGATCGACCAGGTGAAGCGCCCCGAGGAGGGGTGGAAGTACAGCGTCGGCTTCGTCACGGAGGCCGTCCTGCGGGAGCACGTTCCGGAAGGTGGTGATACGCTGGCCCTTGCCTGTGGACCGCCGCCCATGATCCAGTTCGCCGTCTCGCCGAACTTGGAGAAGATGAAGTATGACATGGCCAATTCTTTCGTCGTGTTCTAA